Proteins from a genomic interval of Candidatus Flexicrinis proximus:
- a CDS encoding tetratricopeptide repeat protein, with protein sequence MQPPKSNRAAPPINEDLQAQLDTTHPSDERDQFVNDALPEIRLLGKVAARRCHVDDYFALGDLCAEQTFNTRDAHMLAGYAEKTLNAYRRAQHAATSEADRHTAEIAAAQFVDWLITVASQFASRRNIAVALWAIAELDGPHASHSVDLSTIDRLLGIYRERLSAAEKRREDNQKVDARPSPSADDVTRADMGMDHLISQDGQGLARLLDTRAAELSEFPEIVSQLGSAAEAPAENSVGREFAVGEKIDDTYEVMSVRYGGMGVVYLCYDQQRGEPAALKTFQSRFWNNTRAVTRFDKEAHTWIRLEKHPNIVQARLVRVIDGRPHIVLEHVSGPENLGSDLSSWIRHRRITIENSLDFALQIARGMRHAFVKVPGMVHRDIKPANILVTHDGTAKVTDFGLVYSVLQDGSSSDDAEPSADVEIDPTDRLTRADAVVGTYAYMSPEQWRSDPRLDARSDIYAFGCVLFEMLTGKTVFAFRQKAELKKAHLEDTPEFDEAAEVRVPEALRKLVLWCLEKEREDRPQSWAEIADVLRDITVEITGHEPEPEPEGLPLAARELVDKGYSLTELGRYEEALVAYDQAIAQQPGLSWAWARKGRTLRLLERYEEALACYDTALELQPRYAWAWNGKGVILERLERVSEALGCFQTATELHPSDVWYWYNLASAFTTLGLLDKANEILKHALDLDPAHAHSWAKLGQVLRQQSRLDDAVYAYEQAIKLEPTYAWAHNGLGLAQKMLGRTRDALNSFRRAARYQPRAVMHWYSLTEMYVDLGQVQDALDPAQEATRVDPNHPLSWAKLGQVLRHLKRYDDALDAYDKSLKIDPTLTWAINGRGIVLEQMGRYAEAISAYAQAAVQAPEDVWHWYNQGNVLVMMEDYSGAVVPLKQALELDPNNARCWARLGKAYRHLSQLEESLEASHHATSLAEHQPWAWSELGATLEALGRHVDALDAYRKAVELSDDPFYTYKQTDLLSQIGKNQTACELLEAALQREPDNAQLWGKYGQSLRRMRRLDEALVAYTRAIELDSADAWAWGGRGLTLGEFGKHGEALDSFDKALAMNQEDPWLWYNRAEELLALNRPHEALDSLQQALKRRPDHAESWAKRGQALRKLGDLEGALAAFDRAVQVNGSYAWAWNGRALTLRELRRREEALASYQRAVREDPHNIWYRINQIDLLLDMRQAQEALQVAAALVEVAPDNGVVWARQGQVLRRLHRYADALASYERALVLDQKYAWAWNGKGMSLFALERYREAVACYQQATTYAPDDPWFWYNYGEALMRLGDTEGAKLKYKAALQADPRHSASKERLNEL encoded by the coding sequence GTGCAACCTCCAAAATCTAACCGAGCAGCCCCTCCGATCAACGAAGACTTGCAGGCACAACTGGACACGACGCATCCGTCGGACGAACGCGACCAGTTCGTGAACGACGCGCTGCCGGAAATCCGGCTGTTGGGCAAGGTGGCGGCGCGCCGCTGCCATGTCGACGATTATTTCGCGCTGGGCGACCTGTGCGCGGAGCAGACGTTCAACACACGCGACGCACACATGCTGGCGGGGTATGCGGAGAAGACGCTGAACGCGTACCGGCGGGCGCAGCATGCGGCGACGTCGGAGGCGGACCGGCACACGGCGGAGATCGCGGCGGCGCAGTTCGTGGACTGGCTGATCACGGTGGCGTCGCAGTTTGCGTCGCGGCGGAATATCGCGGTGGCGCTGTGGGCGATCGCCGAACTGGACGGCCCGCATGCATCGCACTCAGTTGACCTGAGCACGATCGACCGGCTGCTGGGGATATACCGCGAACGGCTGTCGGCGGCGGAGAAGCGGCGCGAGGACAACCAGAAGGTCGATGCGCGACCATCGCCGTCGGCGGACGATGTGACGCGGGCCGATATGGGCATGGACCACCTGATTTCACAGGATGGACAGGGACTGGCGCGGCTGCTGGATACGCGCGCGGCGGAACTGAGCGAATTCCCGGAAATTGTGAGCCAACTGGGATCGGCGGCGGAAGCGCCGGCGGAGAACAGCGTAGGGCGGGAATTCGCGGTCGGCGAGAAGATCGACGACACGTACGAAGTGATGAGCGTGCGCTACGGCGGGATGGGCGTGGTGTACCTGTGCTACGACCAGCAGCGCGGAGAGCCGGCAGCGCTCAAGACGTTCCAGAGCCGATTCTGGAACAACACGCGGGCGGTGACACGTTTCGATAAAGAGGCTCATACGTGGATCCGGCTGGAGAAGCATCCGAATATCGTACAGGCGCGGCTGGTGCGGGTGATCGACGGGCGGCCGCACATCGTGCTGGAGCATGTGAGCGGGCCGGAAAACCTCGGCTCGGACCTGTCGAGCTGGATCCGGCACCGGCGGATCACGATTGAGAATTCGCTGGATTTTGCGCTGCAGATCGCGCGCGGGATGCGGCATGCGTTCGTGAAGGTGCCGGGGATGGTCCACCGCGACATCAAGCCGGCGAATATACTGGTGACGCACGACGGCACGGCGAAGGTGACCGACTTCGGGCTGGTGTATTCGGTGCTGCAGGATGGGAGTTCGAGCGATGACGCCGAACCGAGCGCGGACGTCGAGATCGACCCGACCGACCGGCTGACGCGGGCGGACGCGGTAGTGGGGACATACGCGTATATGTCGCCGGAGCAGTGGCGGAGCGATCCACGGCTGGACGCGCGTTCGGACATTTACGCGTTCGGGTGCGTGCTGTTCGAGATGCTGACGGGCAAGACGGTATTCGCGTTCCGGCAGAAGGCCGAGCTGAAAAAAGCGCACCTGGAAGACACGCCGGAGTTCGATGAAGCGGCGGAAGTACGGGTGCCGGAGGCGCTGCGCAAGCTGGTGCTGTGGTGCCTGGAAAAAGAGCGGGAAGACCGGCCACAGTCGTGGGCGGAGATCGCGGACGTGCTGCGGGACATCACAGTCGAGATTACGGGACACGAGCCAGAGCCGGAGCCGGAAGGCCTGCCGCTGGCGGCGCGCGAACTGGTCGATAAGGGCTATTCGCTGACAGAGCTGGGCCGGTACGAGGAAGCGCTGGTGGCGTACGACCAGGCGATCGCGCAGCAGCCGGGACTGAGCTGGGCGTGGGCGCGCAAGGGGCGCACGCTGCGGCTGCTGGAGCGATACGAGGAAGCGCTGGCGTGTTACGACACGGCGCTGGAGCTGCAGCCGCGATACGCGTGGGCGTGGAACGGCAAGGGCGTGATTCTGGAACGCCTGGAGCGGGTCTCGGAGGCGCTGGGGTGCTTCCAGACGGCCACCGAACTGCATCCGAGCGATGTGTGGTACTGGTACAACCTGGCGAGCGCGTTCACGACGCTGGGGCTGCTGGACAAGGCGAACGAAATCCTGAAGCACGCGCTGGACCTTGATCCGGCACACGCGCACAGCTGGGCGAAACTGGGTCAGGTGCTGCGGCAGCAGAGCCGGCTGGACGATGCGGTGTACGCGTACGAGCAGGCGATCAAGCTGGAGCCGACGTATGCGTGGGCGCACAACGGGCTGGGGCTGGCGCAGAAGATGCTGGGCCGGACGCGGGACGCGCTGAACAGCTTCCGGCGCGCGGCACGCTATCAGCCGCGGGCGGTGATGCACTGGTACAGCCTGACGGAAATGTATGTGGACCTGGGACAGGTGCAGGATGCGCTCGATCCGGCGCAGGAAGCGACGCGGGTCGATCCGAACCACCCACTGAGCTGGGCGAAACTGGGGCAGGTGCTGCGGCATCTGAAGCGCTATGACGACGCGCTGGACGCTTACGACAAGTCGCTGAAGATCGACCCGACGCTGACGTGGGCGATCAACGGGCGCGGCATCGTGCTGGAGCAGATGGGGCGCTACGCGGAGGCGATCAGTGCCTACGCGCAGGCGGCGGTGCAAGCACCGGAGGACGTGTGGCACTGGTATAACCAGGGCAACGTGCTGGTGATGATGGAGGATTACAGCGGGGCAGTTGTACCGCTGAAGCAGGCGCTTGAACTTGACCCGAACAACGCGCGGTGCTGGGCGCGACTTGGGAAGGCATACCGGCACCTGAGCCAGCTCGAAGAGTCGCTGGAGGCGAGCCACCACGCGACATCGCTGGCGGAACACCAGCCGTGGGCGTGGAGCGAACTGGGCGCGACGCTGGAGGCGCTGGGGCGGCATGTCGACGCGCTGGACGCGTACCGGAAAGCGGTGGAACTCAGCGACGACCCGTTCTATACGTACAAACAAACCGACCTGCTGAGCCAGATCGGGAAGAATCAGACGGCGTGCGAACTGCTGGAGGCGGCGCTGCAGCGCGAGCCGGACAACGCGCAGCTATGGGGCAAATACGGGCAATCGCTGCGGCGAATGCGGCGGCTGGACGAGGCGCTGGTGGCGTACACCCGGGCGATCGAACTCGATTCGGCGGACGCGTGGGCATGGGGCGGGCGCGGGCTGACGCTGGGCGAGTTCGGGAAGCACGGGGAAGCGCTGGACAGCTTTGACAAGGCGCTGGCGATGAACCAGGAAGACCCGTGGTTGTGGTACAACCGCGCCGAGGAACTGCTGGCGCTGAACCGCCCACACGAGGCACTGGACAGCCTGCAGCAGGCGCTGAAGCGGCGGCCGGACCACGCGGAAAGCTGGGCGAAACGCGGTCAGGCACTGCGCAAACTGGGCGACCTGGAGGGGGCGCTGGCGGCCTTCGACCGGGCGGTGCAGGTGAACGGCAGTTATGCCTGGGCGTGGAACGGGCGCGCGCTGACCTTACGGGAACTGCGGCGGCGCGAGGAAGCGCTGGCGAGCTACCAGCGGGCGGTGCGGGAAGATCCGCACAATATCTGGTACCGGATCAACCAGATCGACCTGCTGCTGGACATGCGGCAGGCGCAGGAGGCGCTGCAAGTGGCGGCGGCGCTGGTGGAAGTGGCGCCGGATAACGGCGTGGTGTGGGCGCGGCAGGGTCAGGTTCTGCGACGGCTGCACCGCTACGCCGATGCGCTGGCGAGCTACGAGCGGGCGCTGGTGCTGGACCAGAAATATGCGTGGGCGTGGAACGGCAAAGGCATGAGCCTGTTCGCGCTGGAGCGTTACCGCGAGGCGGTAGCGTGTTACCAGCAGGCGACGACCTACGCGCCGGACGATCCGTGGTTCTGGTATAACTATGGCGAGGCGCTGATGCGGCTGGGCGATACCGAAGGCGCAAAGCTGAAGTATAAGGCGGCGCTGCAGGCCGATCCGCGGCACAGCGCGAGCAAGGAGCGACTCAATGAGCTATAA
- a CDS encoding YggS family pyridoxal phosphate-dependent enzyme, whose translation MIAENVHRVQTIIAKACDRVGRSRETVTLVAVCKTKPVEQVLEAYAAGVRHFGENRVEDANPKLVAVNRATSEAPTWHMIGHIQSRKAKEVVGYEGARRFGLIHSVDDVALAERLSRLAAEQDGDALAWLAQVNVSGEASKSGFEASGWSQDRGLFEVLAAQLKAAAALPGLRLRGLMTMAPIAEDAETVRPVFRDLRMLRDALEQAIGAGLPELSMGMTDDYPVAIEEGATLVRVGRAIFGER comes from the coding sequence ATGATTGCTGAGAATGTTCATCGCGTCCAAACGATCATCGCGAAAGCATGCGATCGGGTGGGGCGCTCACGAGAAACGGTTACGCTCGTTGCCGTATGCAAAACCAAACCCGTTGAACAGGTATTGGAGGCATACGCGGCGGGCGTTCGGCATTTTGGCGAGAACCGGGTGGAGGACGCCAACCCGAAGCTGGTGGCGGTGAACCGCGCGACGTCAGAAGCGCCGACGTGGCATATGATCGGCCACATCCAGAGCCGGAAGGCAAAGGAGGTGGTGGGGTATGAGGGCGCGCGGCGGTTCGGGCTGATCCACTCGGTGGACGATGTGGCGCTGGCGGAACGGCTGTCGCGGCTGGCGGCGGAACAAGACGGGGACGCGCTGGCATGGCTGGCGCAGGTCAACGTGAGCGGCGAGGCGAGCAAGAGCGGCTTCGAGGCCTCGGGATGGTCGCAGGACAGAGGACTGTTCGAGGTGCTGGCGGCGCAGTTGAAGGCGGCGGCAGCGCTGCCGGGGCTGAGGCTGCGCGGGCTGATGACGATGGCGCCGATTGCCGAGGATGCCGAGACGGTGCGTCCGGTGTTCCGCGATTTACGGATGCTGCGGGATGCTTTGGAGCAAGCGATTGGCGCGGGGCTGCCCGAATTGAGTATGGGCATGACCGACGACTATCCGGTGGCGATTGAAGAAGGCGCAACGCTCGTGCGGGTGGGGCGGGCGATCTTCGGGGAGCGGTAA
- the ada gene encoding bifunctional DNA-binding transcriptional regulator/O6-methylguanine-DNA methyltransferase Ada has product MKTTKTLNVETCWDAVARRDKAQDGAFVYAVETTGVYCRPSCASRQPKRENVAFFEMPAAAEQAGYRACKRCHPRETEMRDPRAKLVQAVAEHLAAYVDDPEATFLAALGTAFGYDPQHVQRLFRDALGVTPKQYVEALRVQQFKAELRTGGTVLDAGLKAGYGSASRTYESGGKALGMSPAAYRRGGEGVTVHYTAAQTRLGVMLAAATEKGICAVGLYGDESEAETALKTEFPRAELRADAALQSVVEQIVAHIEHGAALEVALDIQATAFQWRVWRALQTIPRGETRSYAQVAEAIGAPTATRAVASACASNRAAIVIPCHRVIKSDGGVSGYRWGPARKQEILAAERE; this is encoded by the coding sequence ATGAAGACTACCAAGACGCTGAATGTCGAGACGTGCTGGGACGCGGTAGCGCGACGCGATAAGGCGCAGGACGGCGCGTTCGTGTATGCGGTGGAGACGACCGGCGTGTACTGCCGCCCATCGTGCGCGTCGCGGCAGCCGAAACGGGAGAACGTGGCGTTCTTCGAGATGCCGGCGGCGGCGGAACAGGCGGGCTACCGTGCGTGCAAGCGCTGCCATCCGCGCGAGACCGAGATGCGCGATCCGAGGGCGAAGCTGGTGCAGGCGGTGGCGGAACACCTGGCGGCCTACGTGGACGATCCGGAGGCGACGTTCCTGGCGGCACTGGGGACGGCGTTCGGGTACGACCCGCAGCACGTCCAGCGGCTGTTCCGGGATGCGCTGGGAGTTACGCCCAAGCAATATGTGGAAGCGCTGCGGGTGCAGCAGTTCAAAGCGGAGCTGCGGACGGGCGGGACGGTGCTGGATGCCGGACTGAAGGCCGGATACGGATCAGCGAGCCGGACGTACGAGAGCGGCGGGAAAGCGCTGGGGATGTCTCCTGCGGCGTACCGGCGCGGCGGCGAAGGGGTGACGGTGCATTATACGGCCGCGCAGACCCGGCTGGGGGTGATGCTGGCGGCGGCGACCGAGAAAGGCATCTGCGCGGTGGGTCTGTACGGGGACGAGTCCGAGGCCGAGACGGCGCTGAAGACGGAATTTCCCCGCGCGGAACTGCGGGCAGACGCGGCACTGCAAAGCGTGGTCGAGCAGATCGTCGCGCATATCGAACATGGAGCCGCGCTGGAAGTGGCGCTCGATATCCAGGCGACGGCGTTCCAGTGGCGGGTGTGGCGGGCGCTGCAAACGATCCCGCGCGGGGAAACGCGGAGTTACGCGCAGGTGGCCGAGGCGATCGGGGCGCCGACGGCAACACGGGCGGTGGCGAGCGCGTGCGCATCGAACCGCGCGGCGATCGTTATCCCGTGCCACCGCGTGATCAAGAGCGACGGCGGCGTGAGCGGCTACCGGTGGGGTCCGGCGCGCAAACAAGAGATTCTGGCCGCCGAGCGCGAGTAA
- a CDS encoding FHA domain-containing protein yields the protein MSYKTPRRGSRRELSVTFMSGPLDGKTMSFTQPAPGEERALAIGRREGSEIHLPFDSQVSRLHAKLFCTHVAASVNGDADSPHVMTFWLEDQGSRNGTFIEKQAEPTDGRVSLRPGTLFRIGRTWLRLDVPLSFDE from the coding sequence ATGAGCTATAAGACGCCCCGGCGCGGGTCGCGCCGCGAACTGTCGGTCACGTTTATGAGCGGCCCGCTGGACGGCAAGACGATGTCGTTCACGCAGCCGGCGCCGGGCGAAGAACGCGCGCTGGCGATCGGGCGGCGCGAGGGCAGCGAAATCCACCTGCCGTTCGACAGCCAGGTGTCGCGGCTGCACGCCAAGCTGTTTTGCACGCATGTGGCGGCGTCGGTGAACGGGGACGCGGATTCGCCGCATGTGATGACGTTCTGGCTGGAAGATCAGGGCAGCCGGAACGGGACGTTCATCGAAAAGCAGGCCGAGCCGACGGACGGGCGGGTAAGTCTGCGGCCGGGGACGCTGTTCCGGATCGGACGGACGTGGCTGCGGCTGGATGTACCGCTGTCGTTCGACGAATAG
- a CDS encoding YggT family protein, with amino-acid sequence MNPIIQLILLVLNVFQLLLLARVLLSWFPQVSYNSDPTVRAILRFIHTVTEPVLAPVRQMLPPSQGIDLAPLVVFIVIYLLQTFLR; translated from the coding sequence ATGAATCCGATCATTCAGCTCATTTTGCTAGTCCTTAACGTATTTCAGCTGCTGCTGCTGGCGCGGGTGCTGCTGAGCTGGTTTCCCCAGGTCAGTTATAACAGCGACCCGACCGTGCGGGCGATCCTTCGGTTTATTCACACCGTAACGGAGCCGGTGCTGGCACCGGTGCGGCAGATGCTGCCGCCGTCGCAGGGCATCGACCTGGCGCCGCTGGTGGTGTTCATCGTGATTTACCTCCTCCAAACCTTCCTGCGCTAA
- a CDS encoding response regulator transcription factor, with amino-acid sequence MPEIAPSEVRVFVLDDEPEYAQPNIDALERKRYDVVQAQSVDEAVEILEKQGTSFKVLILDMLMPDSTSRQDRNEYSNPIESGLKLHKQIRGKLGLVDVPIIFTSVVRDPKIRERIREEEGRYTRRANSVSFLTKPFLPMDLIERVKKVTAQ; translated from the coding sequence ATGCCAGAAATCGCCCCGTCAGAAGTACGGGTGTTTGTCCTCGATGACGAACCGGAATACGCGCAGCCGAACATAGACGCGCTGGAACGAAAACGCTACGACGTCGTACAGGCCCAGTCGGTCGACGAGGCCGTCGAAATCCTTGAAAAGCAGGGGACCTCGTTCAAAGTCCTGATCCTGGACATGCTGATGCCGGACAGTACGAGCCGGCAGGATCGCAACGAGTACAGCAATCCGATTGAGAGCGGACTCAAACTGCATAAGCAGATTCGAGGTAAACTGGGGCTGGTCGACGTGCCGATCATCTTCACCTCGGTGGTGCGCGACCCGAAAATCCGCGAACGCATCCGCGAAGAAGAAGGCCGGTACACGCGCCGCGCCAACAGCGTGAGCTTCCTGACCAAACCGTTTTTACCGATGGACCTGATCGAACGCGTCAAGAAAGTCACCGCACAATGA
- a CDS encoding PocR ligand-binding domain-containing protein, which produces MREFIMYEVSQPKFIEIVGDTEAFRLMLEGALGTWRGAYDVLLTDTNEYLYHARTGQRFCAFCRALRQNPAGDALCRKSDEHFARYIQESKQPYHIYTCHAGLTDVAVPIG; this is translated from the coding sequence GTGCGTGAATTCATTATGTATGAAGTGAGTCAGCCAAAATTTATCGAAATCGTGGGCGATACTGAGGCCTTCCGGCTGATGCTGGAGGGCGCGCTTGGCACCTGGCGCGGCGCGTACGACGTGCTGTTAACCGACACCAACGAGTATCTGTATCACGCGCGGACGGGGCAGCGGTTCTGCGCGTTTTGCCGCGCGCTGCGGCAGAATCCGGCCGGCGATGCACTCTGCCGCAAGAGCGACGAGCACTTCGCCCGCTACATTCAGGAATCGAAGCAGCCCTATCACATTTATACCTGCCACGCCGGACTGACGGACGTGGCGGTGCCGATCGGGTGA